A window of Bacteroidota bacterium genomic DNA:
GGGCGGGCACCTGCGGGGAGATTGGTGTGCCGGGCGGTGATGCGCGTCTGCATGGATACCTCCAGATGGAATGAGGTGGGAAAGAGGTACCTTCCTGAATACGAGTGTGCCACACTCTTTGTCAAGTGCATCACCAGATAACCCTGGAAATGCAGCGCCTCCCCTGGGAGCGCTCAGGCCTGTTCGAGGGCGCGGGTCTCGCGGCAGACGGGGAAGCTGGAGCATCCGTAAAACGGACCATGCGGCCCGTCGCGGCGCACCATTGGCTTCCCGCAGCGGTCACACGCCGGCGCGCTCCCGGTCCTTCCCGGCACGGGCTCAGCGATGCGGCCGGAGACGGCCGGAGGCTGGAGCGCGGGCACGAGGCTGCCGTGGTAAAACTCTTGCAGGACAGGCCGGTACGCAACCTGCCCTGCCGCGACCGCGTCGAGCGTCGCCTCCATACGCACCGTGAAGCGGAGGTCGAAGAGTCTGGGGAAGCGCTGGACGAGGAACGAGCAGGCGCGCAGGCCGAGGTCGGTCGGGTGCAGCCGGCCGTCGCGGATCGTCGCGTAGCCTCGCTCGGCGAGGGTCGAGAGCGTGGCCGCGTACGTGCTCGGCCGGCCCAGCCGGTGCGCCTCCATCGCCCCGACGAGCGCGGCTTCGGTGTAGCGCTCTGGCGGTGCGGCCGGCTGCCTGCCGTGCGTCACTGTCCCGAGTTCGACCGCCGCGCGCTCGCTCAGGCTGGCAGGGAGCGGCGCGTCCGCCGGCACGGTCTGTTCGAATTGAAGGAAGCCCCGCGTGCGGAACCGCCTCCCCTCGGCCCGGAAGATGAACTGACCGGCGGCGTCGGCGAGGTCGACCGTCGTGCGCTCGCGCACGGCCGCCGCCGTCTGGCTGGCGACAGCCCGGCGGTAGACCAGTTCGTAGACCCGGTACTGCTCCGGCGACAGGTACTTGCGGACCCGCTTCGGGGCACGGTCGAAGTCCGAGGGGCGGAGTGCCTCGTGGGCCTCCTGGGCACCGCGCGCCGCCGCTTGCTTATGCCGGTGCGGACGCGGCGGGAGATAGTCGGGCCCGAAGTCGCGCGCCACGAGGTCGCGGGCGGCCGCGACGGCTGCCTTCGCCATGTGGACACTGTCCGTACGCGGGTAGGTCAGCAGCCCGGCCCGCTCGTCGTTCTCTAGCTCGACCCCTTCGTAGAGCTGCTGCGCCACGCGCATCGCCCGGGCCGGGGCGAGGCCGAGGTGCCTGGACGCAGCCCGCAGGAACGCGGCCGTCGTGAACGGCGGAGGCGGCAGCGTGGGCTCCGTCGCCTGCCGGACGGTGCGGACGGTAAACGCCATCGCCTGCACCGTCTCCGCGAGGTGCCACGCAGCCCCCTCGTCGATGGTGTCGGCCGCGACGGCCGCGCCGTAAGCCTGGCGGAGCCGTGCGGTGAACGCTTCGCCCGCAGCCGTCCGAAACGTCGCCTCGACGTGCCAATGGTCGGCCGGGACGAAGTCGGCGAGGGCCTGCTCGCGCTCGCAGAGCAGGCGGAGCGCGGCCGTCTGCACCCGGCCTGCCGAGAGCGAGCGCGGGATGGCGACAGCGCGCTGGAGGACCGGGCTGACGGCGTAGCCCACGAGGCGGTCCACGACGCGGCGCGCCTGCTGCGCCGCCACGAGGTCGTGGTTCACGCGGCGCGGCTTCCTGAGCGCTGCCCGTACGGCCGGTGCCGTGATCTCTGCGAGCGCAACGCGCGCTGTGGCGACGCCGGTGCGGGCGAGCGCGTCGGCGAGGTGCTGCGCGATGGCCTCGCCCTCGCGGTCGGGGTCGGTGGCGAGGAGGATGCGGTCGCAGCCC
This region includes:
- the topA gene encoding type I DNA topoisomerase — encoded protein: MQLLIVESPTKAATLAHLLGDGYRVRATEGHIVDLPDGDLGVDTEETFEPTWKTAKGKRGVLAGLRRDAEGCDRILLATDPDREGEAIAQHLADALARTGVATARVALAEITAPAVRAALRKPRRVNHDLVAAQQARRVVDRLVGYAVSPVLQRAVAIPRSLSAGRVQTAALRLLCEREQALADFVPADHWHVEATFRTAAGEAFTARLRQAYGAAVAADTIDEGAAWHLAETVQAMAFTVRTVRQATEPTLPPPPFTTAAFLRAASRHLGLAPARAMRVAQQLYEGVELENDERAGLLTYPRTDSVHMAKAAVAAARDLVARDFGPDYLPPRPHRHKQAAARGAQEAHEALRPSDFDRAPKRVRKYLSPEQYRVYELVYRRAVASQTAAAVRERTTVDLADAAGQFIFRAEGRRFRTRGFLQFEQTVPADAPLPASLSERAAVELGTVTHGRQPAAPPERYTEAALVGAMEAHRLGRPSTYAATLSTLAERGYATIRDGRLHPTDLGLRACSFLVQRFPRLFDLRFTVRMEATLDAVAAGQVAYRPVLQEFYHGSLVPALQPPAVSGRIAEPVPGRTGSAPACDRCGKPMVRRDGPHGPFYGCSSFPVCRETRALEQA